From Bombyx mori chromosome 10, ASM3026992v2, a single genomic window includes:
- the LOC101742876 gene encoding uncharacterized protein LOC101742876 has protein sequence MIEDTEIAALSTTGKIDPTEFDVTIAALLTGLGATKYIKIFKKRNIGQSTLIELTNEDLIKLGLDDDDIRKKLLEEIKNLPIYEEFSIESRNDFGIIPTEIADILEASSEHLYRIYLSIMANTLALKKTKNITDCLIYRDQYASNMAQAVLSELTTILNSMEIALHTRLKVLTSDTKKRKNKKIIVGVTGSIVIAVLAAFFVQSLKRL, from the exons ATGATCGAAGACACAGAAATAGCAGCGTTATCCACAACTGGCAAGATAGATCCGACAGAGTTCGATGTGACGATTGCAGCGTTATTGACGGGCTTAGGTGCAACTAAATATATTAAGATTTTCAA aaagcGCAATATAGGACAAAGTACTCTTATAGAATTAACAAATGAAGACCTCATAAAACTAGGCTTAGATGATGATGACATCAGAAAGAAGTTAttggaagaaataaaaaatttacctatTTATGAAGAGTTCTCAATAGA GTCGAGAAATGATTTTGGTATTATTCCAACTGAAATTGCTGATATATTGGAAGCAAGCTCTGAGCACCTGTACAGAATATACTTGAGTATAATGGCCAACACGTTAGCTTTGAAGAAAACTAAGAATATTACAGACTGTTTGATATACCGTGATCAGTACGCCTCGAATATGGCACAGGCAGTATTGAGTGAACTGACAACGATTTTAAATTCAATGGAAATCGCATTGCACACAAGGCTAAAG gtACTCACGTCTGATACTAAAAagcgtaaaaacaaaaaaatcatcgtGGGAGTCACAGGTAGTATCGTGATAGCAGTTTTAGCCGCGTTTTTTGTACAATCTTTAAAGAGACTTTGA